Proteins from one Embleya scabrispora genomic window:
- a CDS encoding MarR family winged helix-turn-helix transcriptional regulator, producing MRLSAAAKARSRAESGPIPDGGDRLLLAYLVIEGPRRVTDLAAMTYLDVSTVSRQIASLVQRGLVERRPDPNDGRGTLLAATDAGEQAFEVYRSRRQAELDRVTRDWSADERRTFVHLLARFNDDLEREQAPARDAAPGAPEGPTA from the coding sequence ATGCGGCTCTCGGCCGCGGCCAAGGCGCGCAGTCGCGCCGAAAGCGGTCCGATTCCCGACGGGGGAGACCGGCTGCTGCTGGCCTATCTGGTCATCGAGGGGCCCCGCCGGGTCACCGACCTGGCCGCGATGACCTACCTGGACGTGTCCACGGTCAGCCGACAGATCGCCTCGCTGGTCCAGCGCGGTCTCGTCGAGCGCCGCCCGGACCCCAACGACGGTCGCGGCACGCTCCTCGCCGCGACCGACGCCGGCGAGCAGGCGTTCGAGGTGTACCGCAGCCGCCGCCAGGCCGAGCTGGATCGGGTCACCCGCGACTGGTCCGCCGACGAACGCCGGACGTTCGTGCATCTCCTGGCCCGCTTCAACGACGACCTCGAACGCGAACAGGCACCGGCGCGCGACGCCGCGCCGGGCGCGCCGGAAGGCCCCACCGCATGA